Proteins from a genomic interval of Halanaerobiales bacterium:
- the rho gene encoding transcription termination factor Rho, with protein MLNITELEKKTITELHDLAKNLGVKGYTQLRKKDLIFAILKKETEKGGHIFAEGVLDIVNGEGYGFLRPSKYVPSGDDIYISASQIRRFDLRTGDVVSGQVREPKDSERYFAILRIEAVNYQDPEKAKDRAYFEDLTPLYPEERYRLEHRSDEISSRLIDLISPIGKGQRGLIVSPPKAGKTVLLKKVANSIRENYPESKLMILLIDERPEEVTDMKRSVDAEVISSTFDEPANNHLQVAKLVLKKAKRLVEHKNDVVILLDSITRLARAANVTTPPSGRTLSGGLDPTAMHFPKKFFGAARNIEEGGSLTILATSLVNTGSRMDDVIYEEFKGTGNMELHLDRKLAEQRIFPAIDVQRSGTRKEEMLLSEEELEVIWNLRQNVANINSSNIMDTLIRQLNNTEDNEELLKALKKILK; from the coding sequence TTGCTAAATATTACTGAACTTGAGAAAAAAACAATAACTGAATTACATGATTTAGCTAAGAACCTTGGTGTAAAAGGTTATACTCAACTTAGAAAAAAAGATCTAATTTTTGCTATTTTAAAAAAGGAAACTGAAAAAGGAGGACATATCTTTGCCGAAGGTGTTCTGGATATAGTAAATGGAGAGGGATATGGATTTTTGCGTCCTTCAAAATATGTACCTTCAGGTGATGATATTTACATATCTGCTTCCCAGATTAGACGTTTTGATTTGAGAACAGGAGATGTTGTTTCCGGTCAGGTTAGAGAACCGAAAGATAGTGAAAGATACTTTGCTATTCTAAGAATAGAGGCGGTGAATTATCAGGATCCGGAAAAAGCTAAAGATAGGGCCTATTTTGAAGATTTAACTCCTCTTTATCCAGAAGAAAGGTATCGTCTTGAACACCGCTCCGATGAGATTTCCAGTAGATTAATTGACCTTATATCACCAATCGGTAAAGGACAGAGAGGACTCATTGTTTCTCCACCTAAGGCAGGTAAAACTGTTTTACTAAAAAAAGTTGCTAATAGTATTCGAGAAAATTATCCTGAATCAAAATTAATGATTTTACTTATTGATGAAAGGCCTGAGGAAGTTACAGACATGAAAAGGTCTGTGGATGCTGAAGTTATAAGTTCTACTTTTGATGAGCCAGCTAATAATCATCTGCAGGTAGCTAAACTAGTACTTAAAAAAGCTAAAAGACTTGTTGAACACAAAAATGATGTAGTAATTCTTTTGGATAGTATAACCAGACTGGCCAGAGCGGCAAATGTAACAACCCCTCCAAGTGGTAGAACTCTTTCTGGAGGTCTTGATCCAACAGCCATGCATTTTCCTAAGAAATTTTTTGGGGCTGCTCGTAATATAGAAGAAGGTGGAAGCTTAACTATACTTGCTACCAGTCTTGTTAATACTGGTAGTAGAATGGATGATGTTATTTATGAAGAATTTAAAGGGACAGGTAATATGGAATTACATTTAGATCGTAAACTTGCTGAGCAGAGAATTTTCCCTGCTATTGATGTTCAGCGTTCAGGTACCCGTAAGGAAGAAATGTTACTAAGTGAGGAAGAATTAGAGGTAATCTGGAATCTTCGCCAAAATGTAGCTAATATTAATTCCTCGAATATAATGGATACTTTAATTAGACAATTAAACAATACTGAAGATAATGAAGAGTTACTAAAAGCTCTGAAAAAGATTTTAAAATAG
- the rpmE gene encoding 50S ribosomal protein L31: MQKEIHPEMKETTVTCACGEVYHTKSTKDNIRVEVCSSCHPFYTGKQRKASTGGRVERFNKKYGISEESEEDEE; encoded by the coding sequence ATGCAAAAGGAAATTCATCCAGAAATGAAAGAAACTACTGTCACCTGTGCCTGTGGTGAAGTTTATCATACTAAGTCAACTAAGGATAATATCCGAGTTGAAGTTTGTTCTAGTTGTCATCCTTTTTATACAGGAAAGCAGCGTAAAGCTTCTACTGGAGGTAGGGTTGAAAGATTTAACAAAAAATATGGAATTTCTGAAGAATCTGAAGAAGACGAAGAATAG
- a CDS encoding thymidine kinase — MYKIGNSGWLEVITGPMYCGKSEELIRRIKRVKIAQKNIKVFKPLIDNRYSNDNVVSHSGKSIEAVPVDHPEEIYNKISEEVDVVAIDEIQFFHPDIVKICEGLANNGVRVILAGLDRDFRGEPFDPVPELMARAEYVDKLHAICVQCGEPATRTQRLIDGEPASYDDEVILVGADEVYEARCRKCHAVKGTSDKN, encoded by the coding sequence ATGTATAAAATAGGTAATAGTGGATGGTTAGAAGTTATAACTGGCCCTATGTATTGTGGGAAAAGTGAAGAATTAATAAGAAGAATTAAAAGAGTTAAAATAGCTCAAAAAAACATAAAGGTTTTTAAACCTCTGATTGATAATAGATATTCTAATGATAATGTGGTTTCACATAGTGGAAAGTCAATTGAAGCTGTTCCAGTTGACCATCCTGAAGAAATATATAATAAAATAAGTGAAGAGGTTGATGTAGTAGCTATTGATGAAATCCAATTTTTTCATCCAGATATAGTTAAGATTTGTGAAGGACTTGCTAATAATGGAGTTCGCGTTATTTTAGCCGGTTTGGATCGTGATTTTAGAGGAGAACCTTTTGATCCTGTTCCTGAACTTATGGCCAGAGCAGAATATGTTGATAAACTCCATGCAATTTGTGTTCAGTGTGGAGAACCGGCTACCAGAACTCAGCGTTTAATTGATGGTGAGCCAGCTTCCTATGATGATGAAGTAATTTTAGTTGGAGCTGATGAAGTTTATGAAGCTCGCTGTCGCAAATGCCATGCTGTAAAAGGAACTTCGGACAAAAATTAA